One Paramisgurnus dabryanus chromosome 8, PD_genome_1.1, whole genome shotgun sequence DNA window includes the following coding sequences:
- the LOC135770426 gene encoding olfactory receptor 52J3-like produces MENLSIIVTFELTLDPLYIPPGAKYPIFFIGIFIYMFSVFCNLTLLLLIMLQQSLHKPMYFILFSLPLNDLVGITSMFPKFLSDIVTETNYTYYPLCVFQAFLFHMYGGVVLFTLAAMAFDRYVAVCMPLRYNAIMTPKVVMGIIFLVWGLDLLSVVVLFSLQGMHSRCRSHIVSLFCDNPSLLKLTCGNTTVNNIFGLWLTALGQVIAISIQGFSYVKILLTCLSSSRSEAKSKAINTCLAQLAIFIIYEITMLFYILSHRFSYVNSNLQKIMGMLIFLVSPLLNPVVYGLNNHEIRKHLIKVFKRRISV; encoded by the coding sequence ATGGAGAATTTATCCATCATTGTCACATTTGAACTGACCCTGGATCCGCTTTACATCCCTCCAGGAGCCAAATATCCCATATTTTTCATTGGCATCTTTATCTACATGTTTAGTGTTTTTTGCAACCTGACTCTGTTGCTTCTCATTATGTTACAACAAAGTCTCCACAAGCCGATGTATTTTATTCTGTTTAGTCTTCCCCTGAATGATCTTGTTGGTATCACATCAATGTTCCCCAAGTTTCTTTCTGACATCGTAACAGAAACCAACTACACATATTATCCTCTCTGTGTGTTTCAAGCTTTCTTATTCCACATGTATGGTGGTGTTGTTTTGTTCACCCTGGCTGCCATGGCTTTTGATCGTTACGTTGCTGTTTGTATGCCACTGCGTTACAATGCTATCATGACACCGAAGGTTGTGATGGGAATTATTTTTCTTGTGTGGGGTCTTGATCTTTTATCAGTTGTTGTGTTGTTCTCGTTGCAGGGAATGCATTCTAGATGCAGGTCTCACATTGTAAGTTTGTTTTGTGATAACCCCTCTCTCCTTAAGCTCACCTGTGGCAATACCACAGTTAACAACATTTTTGGCCTATGGTTAACTGCACTAGGGCAGGTTATTGCTATTTCTATTCAAGGATTTTCATATGTGAAGATTTTGCTTACTTGCTTGTCCTCAAGCAGATCTGAAGCAAAGAGCAAAGCCATCAACACCTGTCTTGCTCAACTGGCTATCTTCATCATATATGAAATAACTATGCTTTTCTATATATTGTCCCACAGGTTCTCGTATGTTAATTCAAATCTGCAAAAGATTATGGGGATGCTCATTTTTTTAGTGTCTCCTCTGTTGAATCCAGTTGTTTATGGACTAAACAACCACGAAATACGAAAACATCtgataaaagtctttaaaaGGAGAATCTCAGTGTAA
- the LOC135770932 gene encoding ras-related protein ORAB-1 — MNPEYDYLFKLLLIGDSGVGKSCLLLRFADDTYTDSYISTIGVDFKIRTIEMEGKTVKLQIWDTAGQERFRTITSSYYRGAHGIIIVYDVTDQESFNNVKQWLEEIDRYACENVSKLLVGNKSDLASKKVVDFTTAKEFADSLKIPLLETSAKNANNVEKAFLTMASETQKRLGTDNIQNETVKMGSKINSAPLWPGGEKSVAEEVNSCC, encoded by the exons ATGAACCCTGAGTA TGACTATCTGTTCAAGTTGCTGCTGATTGGGGACTCTGGTGTGGGAAAGTCATGTTTACTCCTGCGGTTTGCT GATGACACCTATACAGATAGCTACATCAGCACTATTGGAGTAGACTTTAAAATCAGAACTATTGAAATGGAGGGAAAGACTGTCAAACTGCAGATT TGGGATACAGCAGGACAGGAGCGATTTCGCACCATAACATCCAGTTATTATCGGGGAGCACATGGGATTATAATTGTCTATGATGTCACCGACCAG GAATCTTTCAACAACGTAAAGCAATGGTTAGAAGAAATTGATCGCTATGCATGTGAAAATGTCTCCAAGTTGCTAGTAGGGAACAAGAGTGATCTTGCCTCAAAAAAGGTGGTGGACTTTACCACAGCAAAG gaATTTGCAGACTCCCTTAAAATCCCACTTTTGGAGACAAGTGCCAAGAATGCAAACAACGTAGAGAAGGCATTTTTAACAATGGCCTCTGAAACACAGAAGAGGCTTGGGACAGACAACATTCAGAATGAAACTGTTAAAATGGGTTCCAAAATAAACAGCGCCCCCTTATGGCCTGGAGGAGAGAAATCAGTAGCTGAAGAGGTCAACTCTTGCTGTTAG
- the LOC135770931 gene encoding gap junction delta-2 protein yields the protein MGDWSILGRFLTEVQNHSTVIGKIWLTMLLIFRILLVALVGDAVYSDEQSKFTCNTLQPGCNNVCYDTFAPVSNLRFWVFQIVLVSTPSIFYIIYVLHKIAKDEKLETERGHVKAMNPVRLDVDDVAYGSQGEDWGGQDEGSVEQSLLREDFKEVGKDPTKLPSQVLLIYIVQVLIRSVLEITFLVGQYYLFGFEVPHLFRCETYPCPTLTDCFVSRATEKTIFLNFMFSVSLGCFLLNIAELHYLGWIYVFRMLRDACFVCCRSERELYHRNPLLLSLRHSLRGRLVLQTPRITSSQEKTGTAWLSHAPAIAFETDSTLECTPKKNPEDLKLANVVRCGVKKSWL from the coding sequence ATGGGGGACTGGTCGATTCTGGGCCGATTTCTAACTGAGGTTCAGAATCATTCGACGGTCATTGGTAAGATTTGGCTGACTATGCTGTTAATATTTCGTATACTGCTGGTGGCACTGGTCGGAGATGCTGTGTACAGCGATGAGCAATCCAAGTTCACCTGCAATACACTGCAGCCGGGTTGCAACAATGTGTGTTATGACACCTTTGCCCCCGTCTCAAACCTGCGCTTCTGGGTCTTCCAAATTGTGCTTGTCTCAACACCATCCATCTTCTACATTATATATGTCCTGCACAAGATTGCCAAAGACGAGAAGCTGGAGACAGAAAGAGGTCATGTAAAGGCCATGAACCCAGTAAGACTGGACGTGGATGATGTAGCATATGGGTCACAGGGAGAAGATTGGGGTGGTCAGGATGAGGGTAGCGTGGAGCAAAGCCTACTGCGGGAAGACTTTAAAGAGGTTGGCAAAGACCCGACTAAACTCCCCAGCCAGGTTCTTCTCATCTATATTGTTCAGGTGCTAATTCGCTCTGTTTTGGAGATCACTTTTCTGGTCGGTCAGTACTACCTGTTTGGATTCGAGGTGCCTCATTTGTTTCGATGCGAAACTTATCCCTGTCCGACACTGACTGACTGTTTTGTGTCACGGGCAACAGAAAAGACCATCTTTCTTAATTTTATGTTCAGCGTCAGCCTGGGCTGTTTCCTTTTAAACATTGCAGAGCTCCACTATCTGGGCTGGATCTATGTTTTCCGTATGCTTCGTGACGCCTGCTTCGTGTGCTGCAGgtctgaaagggaactgtatcATCGCAACCCTTTGCTGCTGAGTCTTAGACATTCATTGCGAGGCAGGCTGGTCCTGCAGACGCCCAGGATAACATCGTCTCAGGAGAAGACAGGGACAGCTTGGCTTTCACACGCTCCAGCTATTGCTTTTGAGACTGACTCAACTCTGGAGTGCACGCCAAAGAAGAACCCAGAGGACCTGAAATTGGCCAACGTGGTTAGATGTGGTGTCAAGAAGTCCTGGTTGTAA